The Ranitomeya imitator isolate aRanImi1 chromosome 6, aRanImi1.pri, whole genome shotgun sequence genome window below encodes:
- the BMI1 gene encoding polycomb complex protein BMI-1 → MHRTTRIKITELNPHLMCVLCGGYFIDATTIIECLHSFCKTCIVRYLEASKYCPICDVQVHKTRPLLNIRADKTLQDIVYKLVPGLFKNEMKRRRDFYADHPSADVTNGSNEDRGEVADEDKRIITDDEIISLSIEFFDQNRIDRKGSREIERSKEEANDKRYLRCPAAMTVMHLRKFLRSKMDIPTTFQIDVMYEEEALKDYYTLMDIAYIYTWRRNGPLPLKYRVRPTCKRMKISHPNDRVNNISGDLESDSGSDKAGSPACGVASTSSCLPSPKTPVQSPHPQFPHISTTINGTSSTPNNHQNPFTNRARKMSLNGSAATSSG, encoded by the exons ATGCATCGGACAACCAGGATTAAAATTACCGAGCTCAACCCCCATTTGATGTGTGTGCTCTGTGGTGGATACTTTATAGATGCCACAACCATCATCGAGTGTCTCCATTCCT TCTGTAAAACCTGCATCGTACGTTATCTAGAGGCAAGCAAATATTGTCCTATCTGTGATGTCCAGGTGCATAAGACTAGACCCTTGCTGAATATAAG GGCAGACAAAACACTGCAAGATATTGTATACAAGCTGGTACCAGGATTATTCAAAA ATGAAATGAAACGGAGAAGAGACTTTTATGCAGATCATCCTTCTGCAGATG TGACAAATGGCTCTAATGAAGACAGAGGAGAGGTTGCAGATGAGGACAAGAGGATCATCACAGACGATGAGATTATCAGTCTATCCATTGAGTTCTTTGATCAGAACAG GATTGATCGTAAAGGAAGTCGGGAAATAGAGAGATCAAAGGAAGAG GCTAATGATAAGAGGTATCTGCGCTGTCCTGCTGCCATGACTGTGATGCACCTACGGAAGTTTCTTAGAAGTAAAATGGATATACCTACTACGTTTCAG ATCGATGTCATGTATGAAGAGGAAGCCTTAAAAGACTATTACACATTAATGGACATCGCTTATATATACACCTGGAGAAGG AATGGACCTCTTCCTTTAAAGTACAGAGTGAGACCCACCTGCAAGAGAATGAAAATCAGCCACCCTAATGACAGAGTAAATAACATAAGCGGCGACCTGGAAAGTGACTCTGGCAGTGACAAAGCAGGAAGCCCGGCATGTGGAGTGGCTTCCACTTCCTCCTGCTTGCCAAGCCCCAAAACTCCAGTCCAGTCTCCACACCCACAATTCCCTCACATCTCCACCACCATAAATGGGACCAGCTCCACTCCTAACAACCACCAGAATCCTTTCACCAACAGAGCAAGGAAAATGTCACTGAATGGATCAGCGGCCACTTCGTCTGGCTGA